One Sebastes umbrosus isolate fSebUmb1 chromosome 6, fSebUmb1.pri, whole genome shotgun sequence DNA window includes the following coding sequences:
- the ints11 gene encoding LOW QUALITY PROTEIN: integrator complex subunit 11 (The sequence of the model RefSeq protein was modified relative to this genomic sequence to represent the inferred CDS: inserted 2 bases in 2 codons; deleted 7 bases in 7 codons; substituted 1 base at 1 genomic stop codon), with amino-acid sequence MPEIKVTPLGAGQDVGRSCILVSIGGKNIMLDCGMHMGYNDDRRFPDFSYITQNGRLTDFLDCVIISHFHLDHCGALPFMSEMVGYDGPIYMTHPTKAICPILLEDFRKITVDKKGETNFFTSQMIKDCMKKVVPLEPPPKLSRCSAHVDDELEIKAYYAGHVLGAAMVHIKVGSESVVYTGDYNMTPDRHLGAAWIDKCRPDMLISESTYATTIRDSKRCRERDFLKKVHESIERGGKVLIPVFALGRAQELCILLENILVKNELKAPIYFSTGLTEKANHYYKLFITWTNQKIRKTFVQRNMFEFKHIKAFDRSYADNPGPMVVFATPGMLHAGQSLQIFKKWAGNEKNMVIMPGYCVQGTIGHKILNGQRKLEIEGRATLEVKLPVEYMSFSAHADARASCSSFAWRXHRNMLLVHGEAVKMEFLKGKIEQEFSIDCHMPANGETGDCDNQPQCAVDISLNLLKREMALGGPLPDPKKPRXMHGTLIMKEKCNLKLVSSEQALKELGLNEHQLRFTCRVQLQDPHSDADTLHRIYTHLKSVLKGYTIQHLPDGTVMVESIVIKVSSSAEDTNTKVLLLSWSYQDEDLGSFLSTLLXKGLPSGLC; translated from the exons ATGCCTGAGATCAAAGTAACACCGCTGG GTGCTGGACAGGATGTCGGCCGCAGCTGCATCCTCGTCTCCATTGGAGGCAAAAATATAATGCTTGACTGTGGAATGCATATGGGATACAATGATGAT AGACGTTTCCCAGACTTTTCTTACATAACTCAGAATGGGCGTCTGACAGATTTTCTGGACTGTGTGATCATCAG CCATTTCCACTTGGACCACTGTGGTGCTCTGCCCTTCATGAGTGAGATGGTGGGCTACGATGGA CCCATCTACATGACGCATCCCACCAAG GCCATCTGTCCCATTTTGCTGGAGGACTTCCGGAAGATCACCGTT GACAAGAAGGGAGAGACCAACTTC TTCACCTCGCAGATGATCAAGGATTGCATGAAGAAAGTGGTGCCTTTGGAACCTCCACCAAAACTGTCCAGGTGCAGTGCTCAT GTGGATGATGAGCTGGAGATCAAGGCGTACTATGCAGGCCACGTCCTGGGAGCTGCCATGGTGCACATCAAAGTGGGATCAGAGTCTGTGGTCTACACT GGAGACTATAACATGACACCGGACCGGCATTTAGG CGCTGCATGGATCGACAAGTGCCGTCCAGACATGCTCATCTCAGAGTCTACATATGCCACCACCATCCGTGACTCAAAGaggtgcagagagagggacTTTTTGAAGAAAGTACACGAAAGCatagaaagaggaggaaag GTTCTCATTCCAGTTTTTGCCCTTGGA AGAGCACAAGAACTCTGCATCCTGTTGGAAAACATTTTGGTAA AGAATGAACTAAAGGCCCCGATCTACTTCTCCACT GGGCTGACGGAGAAAGCGAACCATTATTACAAGCTTTTCATAACATGGACCAACCAGAAGATTCGAAAAACCTTCGTACAGAGAAACATGTTTGAATTTAAGCACATCAAGGCCTTTGATCGCTCCTACGCCGATAACCCTGGACCTATG GTGGTGTTTGCCACACCAGGTATGCTGCATGCCGGCCAGTCTTTGCAGATCTTCAAGAAATGGGCTGGCAATGAGAAAAACATG GTTATCATGCCTGGGTATTGTGTACAAGGAACAATCGGTCACAAGATCCTTAATGGGCAGAGGAAACTGGAGATAGAAGGGAGAGCAACA TTGGAGGTGAAGCTACCGGTGGAGTACATGTCCTTCAGTGCCCATGCAGATGCAAGGGCATCATGCAGCTCATTCGCATGGCGGTAGCATCGGAACATGCTGCTGGTACACGGGGAGGCGGTGAAAATGGAGTTCCTCAAGGGCAAGATTGAACAGGAATTCA GCATAGATTGCCACATGCCAGCCAACGGAGAGACCGGTGACTGTGACAACCAACCCCAGTGTGCTGTGGATATCTCACTCAACCTG CTCAAGAGGGAGATGGCTCTCGGAG GGCCGCTTCCTGATCCCAAAAAACCTC ACATGCACGGAACCCTGATcatgaaagaaaaatgtaa TCTGAAGCTGGTGTCGTCGGAGCAGGCCCTGAAGGAGCTGGGCCTCAACGAACATCAGCTACGCTTCACCTGCCGCGTGCAGCTCCAGGACCCGCACAGCGACGCCGACACGCTTCACAGAATCTACACACACCTCAAGAG CGTGTTAAAAGGTTACACCATCCAGCACCTCCCCGATGGCACAGTCATGGTGGAGTCTATCGTCATCAAAGTCTCCTCCTCCGCCGAAGACACCAACACCAAGGTCCTGCTACTCTCCTGGAGTTATCAG GACGAGGACCTGGGCAGCTTTCTTTCAACTCTGC AGAAGGGGCTTCCATCTGGACTCTGCTGA
- the LOC119489570 gene encoding LOW QUALITY PROTEIN: lysophosphatidic acid receptor 6 (The sequence of the model RefSeq protein was modified relative to this genomic sequence to represent the inferred CDS: inserted 2 bases in 2 codons; deleted 4 bases in 3 codons; substituted 1 base at 1 genomic stop codon) has product MNVTDGDCTNPLNRVPVLLFPSVYILALVVVYRGNLAALFVFTFRITHRTAFSVYISNLALADIAILCTLPFKIHYHLNRNNWVFGDVACRVTGXLFFANIYMSVCFMTCICVDRYVATVHPHAYLRLRSPLCSLAACVVLWCVVIAAMLVFVLMGPLETNADVSGGHSCFENFAKKEWNTRLAVYSLLCLIFGSLLPSMIILVCXPLAVRRISMIRNXDSPKAVRVIYTILAITLLCFLPNHVVYLLHLLRRMEVIQSCSAANAIYHARRVTIALVILNTCLDPVLYYVTTSHCKWKQLKMTRLWGRVQEEGTFTTSQ; this is encoded by the exons ATGAACGTGACGGATGGCGACTGTACCAATCCCCTCAACAGAGTACCAGTACTACTTTTTCCCAGCGTCTACATCCTCGCTTTAGTTGTA GTCTACCGTGGAAATCTGGCTGCCCTCTTCGTCTTCACCTTCAGGATCACTCATCGCACAGCCTTCAGTGTTTACATCAGCAACCTGGCTCTGGCAGACATC GCCATCCTCTGCACTCTGCCCTTTAAGATCCACTACCACCTCAACAGAAACAACTGGGTGTTTGGGGACGTCGCCTGCCGCGTCACCG TTCTGTTCTTCGCCAACATCTACATGAGCGTCTGTTTCATGACTTGTATCTGTGTGGATCGATACGTGGCCACCGTGCATCCGCACGCCTATCTGAGGCTGCGGAGCCCCTTGTGCTCCTTGGCTGCGTGTGTGGTGCTCTGGTGTGTAGTTATAGCGGCTATGCTGGTCTTTGTCCTCATGGGACCTCTGGAAACCAACGCAGACGTATCTGGAGGCCACAGCTGCTTTGAAAATTTCGCCAAGAAAGAGTGGAACACT CGCTTGGCGGTGTACAGCCTGCTGTGCCTGATCTTTGGCTCCCTGCTGCCGTCCATGATCATCCTGGTGT ACCCGCTGGCTGTGAGGCGCATCTCCATGATAAGGAACTAAGACAGCCCAAAAGCCGTGAGGGTCATTTACACCATCCTGGCTATAACGCTGCTCTGCTTCCTGCCCAACCACGTGGTGTACCTGCTGCACCTCCTTCGACGCATGGAGGTCATCCAGAGCTGCTCCGCGGCCAACGCCATCTACCACGCCAGGCGGGTCACCATTGCGCTCGTCATCCTCAACACATGCCTGGACCCCGTGCTTTACTACGTCACCACCAGCCACTGCAAATGGAAGCAGTTAAAGATGACACGGCTGTGGGGAAGGGTCCAGGAGGAGGGGACGTTTACCACATCGCAGTGA
- the taf13 gene encoding transcription initiation factor TFIID subunit 13: protein MADEEDEPGYDEELDDGSGGGDVGHGKRKRLFSKELRCMMYGFGDDQNPYTESVDILEDLVIEFITEMTHKAMSIGRQGRVQVEDIVFLIRKDPRKFARVKDLLTMNEELKRARKAFDEANYGS, encoded by the coding sequence ATGGCGGATGAGGAGGACGAGCCGGGCTACGACGAGGAGCTGGATGACGGGTCCGGCGGAGGAGACGTCGGCCAcgggaagaggaagaggctgTTCTCCAAGGAGCTCCGCTGTATGATGTACGGCTTCGGAGACGACCAGAACCCGTACACCGAGTCCGTGGACATCCTGGAGGACCTGGTCATCGAGTTCATCACGGAGATGACCCACAAAGCCATGTCCATCGGCCGGCAGGGCCGCGTCCAGGTGGAGGACATTGTCTTCCTCATCCGGAAGGACCCCAGGAAGTTCGCCCGAGTCAAAGACCTCCTGACCATGAACGAAGAGCTCAAGAGAGCCCGCAAAGCTTTCGACGAAGCCAACTATGGCTCCTAA